A window of the Polypterus senegalus isolate Bchr_013 chromosome 4, ASM1683550v1, whole genome shotgun sequence genome harbors these coding sequences:
- the LOC120528986 gene encoding tripartite motif-containing protein 16-like, which produces MESSEITEAEKTQSSSPQRRSSHVSVAHQNVGLEAPIFTLRHPEPQSREEFLQYFCPLTLDINTANRDLCLSEGNKKVTREATKTKYPDHPDRFDYWCQVLCREALTGTRCYWEVECSGGDVVIGVACKGLRRKGRGRECSLGYNDKSWSLWCSHSQYSVRHNNKWTEIIAPFSPRIGVYLDWPAGSLSFYSVSHTMTLLHRFNTSFTEPLYPGFGFCFGLNSSVTISHLTPCDH; this is translated from the exons AGTTCAAGTCCACAGAGAAGATCCTCACATGTGTCTGTGGCTCATCAAAATGTTG GTCTTGAAGCTCCAATCTTCACCTTACGACatcctgaacctcagagcagagaggagtttttacaat acttctgtcccctcacactggacatcaacacggcaaaCAGAGACCTCtgtctgtctgaagggaacaagaaggtgacgcGTGAGGCAACAAAAACgaaatatcctgatcatcctgacagatttgactactggtgccaagttctgtgcagagaggctctgactgggactcgctgttactgggaggtggagtgcagtggaggTGATGTGGTGATTGGAGTCGCATGTAAAGGGCTGAGAAGGAAAGGACGGGGCAGGGAGTGCAGCcttggatacaacgacaagtcCTGGAGTTTGTGGTGTTCTCATTCCCAGTACTCTGTGCGTCACAATAACAAGTGGACTGAAATAATCGCCCCCTtcagccccagaataggtgtgtatctggactggcctgctggctctctgtcattttatagcgtctcacacacaatgaccctcctgcacaggttcaacacctccttcactgagcccctctatccagggtttgggTTTTGTTTTGGTCTTAATtccagtgtaacaatcagccatctgacaccatgtgaccactga